A genomic window from Cricetulus griseus strain 17A/GY chromosome 4, alternate assembly CriGri-PICRH-1.0, whole genome shotgun sequence includes:
- the Cd3e gene encoding T-cell surface glycoprotein CD3 epsilon chain isoform X2, translating to MRWNAFWRVLGLGLLVVGTWQDDTENPDNEAQKGEYYTVSISGTRIELTCPVDGEINWEKNDKVLSEENDKLLVLENFSEVEDSGYYACYLKDSPKNTYLYLKARVCENCVEVDLTAVAIIIVVDICITLGLLMVVYYWSKNRKAKAKPVTRGTGAGGRPRGQNKERPPPVPNPDYEPIRKGQRDLYSGLNQRAV from the exons TTGGCACTTGGCAGGATG ATACCGAGAACCCTG ATAATGAGGCACAGAAAGGTGAGT aTTATACAGTCTCCATCTCAGGAACCAGGATAGAACTGACATGCCCTGTGGATGGTGAGATAAAttgggaaaaaaatgacaaagtatTGTCTGAAGAGAATGACAAACTTCTGGTGCTAGAGAATTTTTCGGAAGTTGAGGACAGTGGCTACTACGCCTGCTACTTAAAGGACTCACCGAAGAACACATACCTCTATCTGAAAGCAAGAG TGTGTGAGAACTGTGTGGAGGTGGACCTGACTGCAGTAGCCATAATCATCGTCGTTGACATCTGCATCACTCTGGGCTTGCTGATGGTTGTTTATTACTGGAGCAAGAATAGGAAGGCCAAGGCCAAGCCAGTGACCCGAGGAACCGGTGCTGGTGGCAGGCCCAGAG gGCAAAACAAGGAGCGGCCACCACCTGTGCCCAACCCAGACTATGAG CCCATCCGCAAAGGTCAGCGGGACCTGTATTCTGGCCTGAATCAGAGAGCAGTCTGA
- the Cd3e gene encoding T-cell surface glycoprotein CD3 epsilon chain isoform X3, translating into MRWNAFWRVLGLGLLVVGTWQDDTENPDKPPKHYTVSISGTRIELTCPVDGEINWEKNDKVLSEENDKLLVLENFSEVEDSGYYACYLKDSPKNTYLYLKARVCENCVEVDLTAVAIIIVVDICITLGLLMVVYYWSKNRKAKAKPVTRGTGAGGRPRGQNKERPPPVPNPDYEPIRKGQRDLYSGLNQRAV; encoded by the exons TTGGCACTTGGCAGGATG ATACCGAGAACCCTG ACAAACCTCCTAAAC aTTATACAGTCTCCATCTCAGGAACCAGGATAGAACTGACATGCCCTGTGGATGGTGAGATAAAttgggaaaaaaatgacaaagtatTGTCTGAAGAGAATGACAAACTTCTGGTGCTAGAGAATTTTTCGGAAGTTGAGGACAGTGGCTACTACGCCTGCTACTTAAAGGACTCACCGAAGAACACATACCTCTATCTGAAAGCAAGAG TGTGTGAGAACTGTGTGGAGGTGGACCTGACTGCAGTAGCCATAATCATCGTCGTTGACATCTGCATCACTCTGGGCTTGCTGATGGTTGTTTATTACTGGAGCAAGAATAGGAAGGCCAAGGCCAAGCCAGTGACCCGAGGAACCGGTGCTGGTGGCAGGCCCAGAG gGCAAAACAAGGAGCGGCCACCACCTGTGCCCAACCCAGACTATGAG CCCATCCGCAAAGGTCAGCGGGACCTGTATTCTGGCCTGAATCAGAGAGCAGTCTGA